In Humulus lupulus chromosome 6, drHumLupu1.1, whole genome shotgun sequence, a single genomic region encodes these proteins:
- the LOC133784902 gene encoding uncharacterized protein LOC133784902 produces the protein MYLYEKLQVLANEKPDSCTTQNTVQDALTIIFGPDKNGRSLANGRGVTNTKLAILRARDDHISQLESSQCEMKNKMSEMMNLINTIAKSVNIQGFTQPSEAESHMPSPMSVNNLKFTPENNACNLLDWNGSGEIVAEGRWSSSDPLCEVHHLRLGPNAMRVWVDVAKKPTAYLWRPTSHMSTIEEAVGCTVAWPSNKVTMRYLWCTTNE, from the exons ATGTATTTGTAT GAGAAGCTACAAGTTCTTGCAAATGAAAAACCAGATTCATGCACAACACAAAATACTGTACAAGATGCTCTCACTATCATATTTGGTCCTGACAAGAATGGTAGATCATTAGCTAATGGGAGGGGAGTAACTAATACAAAGTTAGCTATTCTAAGAGCAAGAGATGACCATATTTCACAATTGGAATCAAGTCAATGTGAGATGAAGAATAAAATGTCTGAGATGATGAATCTTATTAATACTATTGCAAAAAGTGTAAACATTCAg GGGTTTACTCAACCAAGTGAAGCGGAGTCACACATGCCTTCTCCTATG AGTGTTAATAATCTGAAGTTCACTCCTGAAAACAATGCTTGCAATTTACTTGATTGGAATGGAAGTGGAGAAATTGTTGCAGAAGGTCGATGGTCTTCTAGTGATCCTTTATGTGAGGTGCATCATCTTCGTCTTGGGCCTAATGCAATGAGAGTTTGGGTTGATGTTGCTAAGAAACCTACTGCATATTTATGGAGACCAACATCACATATGAGTACAATTGAAGAAGCGGTTGGTTGCACTGTTGCTTGGCCTTCTAATAAAGTTACAATgag ATATCTTTG GTGCACAACTAATGAATGA